Part of the Sulfuricurvum kujiense DSM 16994 genome, ACTGCCGTACCCTGGGACCCGGATATCGAGCGATGGAGATCGGTGAAATTTATGCTCTTGATACAGCGGTGCCGTTTGCTGATAGATTCAGCTATTGGTCGAAGAATACGATCACTTCGGGTAATGCCGTCATCGGTACGGGAAGCGAAGGGGACGGCGGTGTTTTAGAGGAATTGGGATTCAGTTTCTATCCCAAAGAGCGCAATATAACCTTTTCGCCGAAATGGAAAAAGATTGCCGCCATCTGTACGAACGATCCGATCCTTCCGAAGCGGATACACCATTACACAAAAACTTCCCAAGGGACGCTGGACGAAGATACGGGGCTTTTATGGCATGATCTGGATGCTACCGACAAAAAAGCCCGCTATACCTACGACCAAGCCAAAGAGATGTGCGAGAACCTATCGCTGTATGGACGGACATGGCGTTTGCCAAGCACTGAAGAGCTGTATGGGATAGTCGATTACGATTATGTTCGTCCGACATTGGATATGAAATTTTTTGGGCCCGTAATGCATCGTTATTACTGGAGTGCTGATACACTGAATGCGCAAGAAGCCTATGTCGTCGGTTTTAAGCTGGGTTCCGTTGCAACCGCACCGAAAAATGATGCAACGCATGCGCGGTGCGTATCTGAATAATTCAACTACTTGTATTGAGAAATATTCCTGAAGCATTAGGATGGATCGCTGCCGAATTTGGCAACTCTTCGAGGGGGAAACGGCGTAGAATCTCATCTGTTTTTGTGTCGATGACCGCAACATAAAAAACATTGGATTCATCATCGACCCTAAAACGTAACGTGGTGTTGAGTTGGCCGAGAGAATGGTTGAGATCTTCAATGAGTTTGATGTTTTCAGTCATATTGGATGGTTTGTCTGCTTTTTGTACTAGTGATAATGCCGGATTTATTTGCGATGTTAGCTGTGTATCAAATAACGATCCCAAACCATTAAATTTTATTGGATCCATATCATGTATCGCCTGTATATTATAATAATTAGCAATATTATAGTAGTCTATCGTTAGAAAAAAACAGTGGATTGTTAGAAGAGTTGTTTTTATAATGCTTTCTTCACAATACAATCGGTGTATTTTATTTTTGGCGAAGAGAGCAGATGCGTATAGTTACAGTTTTATTATTTTTCTGCACGCTTCTTTTTTCAGAAAACTACATCGATGTGTCAGACCCTAAGAGTTACGTTCTGCACGAACACTATCTTTATTTGGAAGATAAAAGCGGGAATTTGACGTATGAAGAGATTCTTACAAAGGATGTTCAAAAAAGATTTCACCCGCTCAATGGCCGTTCTGCCGGATTCGGATTGACAAAATCCGATTTTTGGATCAAAGTTTCCCTGCAAAATCCGCACAATTTTCCGATTAGCCGGCTGTTAAAATTTGACTATCCCCTTTTAGACAGAGTGACTTTTTACCAGAATAATCCCGATGGAACCTACAGTATGAAAATCAGCGGGGATTCCATCGCCGTTGCTCTGCATGAAAAAAAAGACGAGAATATTATATTTCCGGTTGTTATGAAGCCGCACAGCAAGGAGGTGCTCTATTTTCATGTCCACTCGATGAGTTCGATGGATTTACAGCTTTATCTAATGGATAATGAACAGTATTATGCTTCGCAGATAACTAAAACAGCCCTTTTAGGGATTTTTTACGGCGGTGCGAGCATCATGATTTTGTATAATTTTTTCCTTTTTCTCTCCATCCGCGAAGAGAGCTATTTTTATTACGTCATTTTTCAGATTGTCAACATTTTGACCCTATTGGCACTGAGCGGCGTCGCTTTACGCTATTTATGGCCCTCTTACCCTGAAATCAACAATAGCATTATCCCGTTTTTGCTCGTATTATCCCATGTGCTTGCCATTAAATTTACTCGCGCCTATTTGGATACAAAAACATTGCTGCCGAAACAGGATAAAGTACTGCTGGGAATTTTGATTTTTGCGATAGTCATTCTTCTCCTGACGGCTGTACTAGATTATCACCGCGGGATTATTTTATCGGTCGTTGTCCTGTTTACGACGGCCGTGAGCCTGACGACGGTCGGATTGATAGCCTATTTTCGCTATAAAGTCAGAGCTTCAAAATTTTACATGATCGCATGGATATTTATATTTATTGGTATAACATTGACAGGGATGAAAAATATCGGTCTTATGCCGATCAATTTCTTTACGATCTGGGGAACGCAGATAGGTGTTTTTTTTGAACTGCTGCTCCTCTCGTTCGGTTTGGCGGATCGAATTAACGTCATACGTTCGGAGAAAGAGCGATTTCAGGATGAGGCGGCACAAAAGGCTAAAGTTTTAACCGACATATTGAGAAAATCAAAAGACGAGCTTGCTCAAGAGGTCAAAGATCGGACGTTCGAACTTTATATGGCCAATCTCGAACTTCGTAAAAGTATAACGGCGAAAGAGGCTCTTTTCAAAGAGGTGCATCATCGGGTAAAAAACAATTTGCAGGTGATCATTTCGATGATGTGGCTTCAACGGAAACGGACGGATAATGAAGCGGTGCATACGCTGATCGATGACAGTACGGCAAGGCTGCAAAGTATGGCCATGATCCATGAGATGCTCTACCAAAGCAATGATATTGCGATGGTTAAGCTGGATGAATATCTGCAATCGTTAGTTGATCTTTGTCGGCGAAATACGCTGGGGGAAAGCGTTCAGATTATATCGGCGTTGCAGCCGCTGGAGATCACTATGGATACGGCCGTTACGATGGGATTGATCTGTAATGAAGTTTTAAGCAATGTGTTTAAACATGCGTTTAGAACCCATGAAACCGGAAACAGGCTGTTGGTACGATGCGAACAGTACGGCAATCATATCCGTTTTCGGATTAAAGACAACGGGATCGGATTTGAAGGATTTTCACAGAATAAGAAATGTATCGGTATTATGCTGGTACATTCATTGGCGGAAAAATTGCCGGATGCGAAAATCGTTTATAAAAAATGGTGCGGTACCTATTTTAGTTTGGAGTTTCTGAATGAATCTTACATTTCTGATCGTTGAAGATGAGCCGATAACTTCCCGATTTATTCGTGAGATTATTGAGGATCAGGGTTTTGAGGTCGCCGGAACGGCTAAAAGTGCCGACGAGGCACGGAGCCTTTTGGCTCGGCACCGTATCGATATTGTCATTATGGATATTAATATCCAAGGCTCAACCGACGGAATACAATTGGTACGGGGTTTAAGCGAATACAATCTGGCTGTTATCTATATCAGTGCGTATAGCGATCCTCAGACGCTTCAAGAGGCGGCGGGAACCCATCCGTACGGATTTGTAGTGAAGCCGTTTCGGGAGACCGATCTTATTGCCGTATTGCTGATGGTCGTTTCGAGGGTGAGAAAAGAGCGGGAGGGGATCGACAAATCACAACGGCAAGAACAGTTTTCGGAGTGCCGGCTGGATGAGGAGGCGTGCCGATTGTATTGGAGGTCCCAAATCATCGAATTGAGTAAAAATGAGACCGGCGCACTCAAGCTGTTTTTGAATAAACCCGATTCGCCGATTACGATGGAGGAGCTGCGTCATGCCGTATGGGGGGATAAGAGTATCGGTGATTCCGCTATACGTGAACTAATCAACCGGTTACGAAACAAAGCGGAAATATTATCGATCGAGAATATTTACGGTACGGGGTATATCCTTAGAAGATAACGTAGTCGGTCGATTTCATCGATTTAGAATTTTTTCGGCTATTTTATTGACCGCTTTCGCAAAATCCAAAAAAAGTTTTTCGTCTAGTTCGAGAGTTCGCTCCTCATGATTTATCCATTGTGCCTGAATGTTGTATTCATATTCGTTTGTCGAATGGTTAAATCGGCCGTAAATATCCAAAATCCGATTCGGGTGGCTGGGATTGGATAAATCTATGGAGATGAAATCGTTTGTATATTCATATTCGCTGTCAAGATTGGTAATGACCATTATTAAGCCTTTTAACTAAATGTATTCTGTTAAGAGTAGTTATTTTATGTAGTATTATTATAGGGGATGATCTTCTAACATTCTATTTCAATTTTCTAACGTTTAGAAAAAAATCAGATCAATGCAATCTCCGGTCGCTATAATTTCGAAAAAATTACGGCAAAGGTGTTTAGTGCGCAATTTTCTTATTTTCCCCCTCTTTCTTTCGACATCGTTGTCTGCGCTCGTGAGTATCGCACCGGTAGATATCGGCTCAAAGCCCGGGCTGAGCGGAAATGTATCGGGATCGCTCAGTTCTAAAAGCGGTAACACGCAAAAAGATGAGTATTCTCTCGGGATACGCTTGCAATACGATCAGGGGAATGATTACCTGACCTGGGGGACTTTTACGTATGATTACGGCAAATCCAACGGGACAAAAAATGAAGATAAAATTTATGCTCATGTACGCTATATCCATGCATTGAATCAAAACGGCGATTGGACATGGGAACTCTTTCTCCAATCCGAACAGGATAAATTTAAAGATATCAACGAACGCTCTCTCGGCGGTGCGGGGGTGCGCTGGCGTTTTATGAACTCGGAGGAGTGGGGCAGGGGGTATATCGGTATGGGAGGATTAGCCGAAAAAATCGAGTATACCCATACCGAGTTCAATCCGAATGAACAGAACAGTCGTTTAAACAGCTATATTGCGTATACCAAAGGGTTTTTGATCGGATCGAAAGTGAGCTATATCGGGTATTTTCAGCCGAAATTCAATGAAACATCCGATTATGTTTCGTCGCAAAGTGCGGAATTGATTCTGCCGATCGTCGGACAGCTCAATCTGAGCCTGAGTGCGAAATATCTGTATGACAGCCGTCCCGCCGTCGGTGTCGATAAGAGAGATACCGCCTATATGACGAGTCTGTTTTGGCAGTTTTAGGACGCTACTTATGAAAATCCTTGTCGATGCCGATGCTTTTCCGAATGCCCTCAAAGAGATACTGCTTCGAGCGGTTTTGAAACGGGAGATCACCACCATTTTTATCGCCAATAAGCGTATCGGTATCCCCGATGCTCACCATGTCTCGATGGAGGTGGTGGCACAGAGGCCCGATGAAGCCGACCACCGCATCGCCGAGCTGTGCGAAGCGGGAGATTTGGTCATAACCGCCGATATCCCTCTGGCGGATCGGATCGTCACGAAAGGGGGAGTCGGACTCGATCCTCGAGGGACGGTTTATGATGAAAACAACATCAAACATCTCCTCGCGATGCGCAATCTGATGGAAGAGCTGCGCAATAACGGAGAGATCACAGGCGGCCCCTCGACAATCGGTGAAAAAACGGTGCGGGCGTTTGCGGACGGGTTGAATAACGTCCTCTCAAAACGGCGTTAGTCTTTTGTCTCTTCTAATACGGCATACGTTCCCGTTGCGAAGGCGACGAGGTTATCGGCATCATACAGTTCGATTTTGACAAACGACGTCTTTTTTCCCTGACGGATGACGTTTCCGAGAGCACGGAGATGTTTTCCCGATGCCGGTTTTAGATAATTGATTTTGATCTCCATCGTTACTGATGTAAAACCCTCGCCGAGATTGGAAACGGCGGCGTACCATCCCGTGTTATCCATCAGCGTTGAGATCACCCCTCCGTGGATAAATCCCAAATGTTGAAGGTGATAGGGCATGGTCGAGAGTTCAACTTCGGCACTCCCTTGTTCATAGCGGATCAGTTTACCGCCGATATGTTCTAAAAACGGAAACTTGATATTATGCACCGTTTCTCTCCCTGTGATCTTTATAGGATTTATAGGTTTGTGCGATGATTTCGATTCCCCGACGCATCTCTTCGGATGTTGCATTGCTGAAATTAAAACGGGCTTCGGCACTGAGGGGAGCGCCGGAATAAAATTCCCCTCCCGGTACGAATACCGCACCGTTTTTTAAACACCGCATCGCTAACTCTTTGGCATCGATTTCATCGGGAAAAGTACCGTAGATAAACATCCCCCCTTTCGGTTTTATAAAGCAAAAATCGCTTAACTGTGAGGTAAGTTCGTCGGCCAGCGCATCGCATTTGCGTTTGTAGGCGGCACGAATTTTACGCAAGTGTTTTCCGAAAAAACCGCTTTCCCAAAAACGATCGGCTAAAAGCTGAGATAGTGTCGACGTATGCAGGTCGGAACGCTCTTTAAGCGCCAAAATCGGTTGGAGCAGTTTTGTATCCCCTCTGATCCATCCCAAACGAAGCCCCGGTGCGAGTGTTTTGGAAAACGACCCGACATGAAGGGTATTGTGCGGAGCGTACAGGGACAGCGGAGCACGGCGCTCCTCAAAAAACAGTTCCATATAGGCTCCATCCTCTACAATAATTCCGTCGTTTTCGACCGAGATTCGAGCGAGCTCTTGTCGAACCGCATCGGTATAGCTGATTCCGGTAGGATTTTGAAAATCGCACATCAGATAGGCACGTTTGGTTTGTTTGTATTTCTCTTCAAAAGCATCCATATCCAGACCGGTAGGATTTAAAGTTACGGGATGCAGCGGACATCCGTTGGCGCTGAATGCGTTCAAAGCCCCCAAATAGGCCGGAGCTTCGACAACGGTTCCGGCCGTAAAATAGATGCGGCTGATCAAATCGAGTGCCTGCTGCGCACCGGTCGTGATAAGAATGTTTTCGCTTTTCGTTTCCAATCCCATCGCGCTATAGTAGGACGCCAGTTTTTCACGGAGTGACGGTATGCCGGAACTAATCGAATATTGCAGTGCTCCTGGGGTGGCGAAAACTTCTTGCGAAGCCTTTTGCATCTCCTCAATCGGAAAGAGACTCTCATCCGGCAACCCTCCGGCAAACGATACCGTATCGCTGCCGATAACTTCTAAAATTTCTCGAATAAACGATCGTTTCACGGGATCTCCTTTTTTATGACATTGTAAAAAAAATAATTTTTTTATTCTTTATCCAAATACACACTAAAATTATCCAAAATCATCAATATATTTATTCAATTGTGCTAATATGGCTTATATCTTCCGCATTGATGCGGAAAGCTTTAGGGGGTTGCAAGGGACAAACCTGTCCCTGCCATCCCGAGCGGCTTTGCCGGTCGGGATGTATAAAATAAAATGAAACGGGAAACGAAACATCACCATGCCGATAGCGTCAACAGAGTTTTGTCGTATATCTATCTGCACATCGATACCGATTTGAATGTTGCGGAATTGGCGGAGATGGAGGGGATAAGCCCCCATCACCTGCACCGCATTTTCAAAGAGGAGACGGGACGGAATCTGTTTGAAACGATCAAATCGATACGTCTCC contains:
- a CDS encoding DUF1566 domain-containing protein; translation: MRAPKNYEKDFWQIIVHHFKLFLALFSMTAAATADIKLSEKEAYSQEQAIEYCRTLGPGYRAMEIGEIYALDTAVPFADRFSYWSKNTITSGNAVIGTGSEGDGGVLEELGFSFYPKERNITFSPKWKKIAAICTNDPILPKRIHHYTKTSQGTLDEDTGLLWHDLDATDKKARYTYDQAKEMCENLSLYGRTWRLPSTEELYGIVDYDYVRPTLDMKFFGPVMHRYYWSADTLNAQEAYVVGFKLGSVATAPKNDATHARCVSE
- a CDS encoding flagellar protein FlaG codes for the protein MDPIKFNGLGSLFDTQLTSQINPALSLVQKADKPSNMTENIKLIEDLNHSLGQLNTTLRFRVDDESNVFYVAVIDTKTDEILRRFPLEELPNSAAIHPNASGIFLNTSS
- a CDS encoding 7TM diverse intracellular signaling domain-containing protein, coding for MRIVTVLLFFCTLLFSENYIDVSDPKSYVLHEHYLYLEDKSGNLTYEEILTKDVQKRFHPLNGRSAGFGLTKSDFWIKVSLQNPHNFPISRLLKFDYPLLDRVTFYQNNPDGTYSMKISGDSIAVALHEKKDENIIFPVVMKPHSKEVLYFHVHSMSSMDLQLYLMDNEQYYASQITKTALLGIFYGGASIMILYNFFLFLSIREESYFYYVIFQIVNILTLLALSGVALRYLWPSYPEINNSIIPFLLVLSHVLAIKFTRAYLDTKTLLPKQDKVLLGILIFAIVILLLTAVLDYHRGIILSVVVLFTTAVSLTTVGLIAYFRYKVRASKFYMIAWIFIFIGITLTGMKNIGLMPINFFTIWGTQIGVFFELLLLSFGLADRINVIRSEKERFQDEAAQKAKVLTDILRKSKDELAQEVKDRTFELYMANLELRKSITAKEALFKEVHHRVKNNLQVIISMMWLQRKRTDNEAVHTLIDDSTARLQSMAMIHEMLYQSNDIAMVKLDEYLQSLVDLCRRNTLGESVQIISALQPLEITMDTAVTMGLICNEVLSNVFKHAFRTHETGNRLLVRCEQYGNHIRFRIKDNGIGFEGFSQNKKCIGIMLVHSLAEKLPDAKIVYKKWCGTYFSLEFLNESYISDR
- a CDS encoding response regulator; the protein is MNLTFLIVEDEPITSRFIREIIEDQGFEVAGTAKSADEARSLLARHRIDIVIMDINIQGSTDGIQLVRGLSEYNLAVIYISAYSDPQTLQEAAGTHPYGFVVKPFRETDLIAVLLMVVSRVRKEREGIDKSQRQEQFSECRLDEEACRLYWRSQIIELSKNETGALKLFLNKPDSPITMEELRHAVWGDKSIGDSAIRELINRLRNKAEILSIENIYGTGYILRR
- a CDS encoding DUF481 domain-containing protein, with the protein product MRNFLIFPLFLSTSLSALVSIAPVDIGSKPGLSGNVSGSLSSKSGNTQKDEYSLGIRLQYDQGNDYLTWGTFTYDYGKSNGTKNEDKIYAHVRYIHALNQNGDWTWELFLQSEQDKFKDINERSLGGAGVRWRFMNSEEWGRGYIGMGGLAEKIEYTHTEFNPNEQNSRLNSYIAYTKGFLIGSKVSYIGYFQPKFNETSDYVSSQSAELILPIVGQLNLSLSAKYLYDSRPAVGVDKRDTAYMTSLFWQF
- a CDS encoding YaiI/YqxD family protein; this translates as MKILVDADAFPNALKEILLRAVLKREITTIFIANKRIGIPDAHHVSMEVVAQRPDEADHRIAELCEAGDLVITADIPLADRIVTKGGVGLDPRGTVYDENNIKHLLAMRNLMEELRNNGEITGGPSTIGEKTVRAFADGLNNVLSKRR
- a CDS encoding PaaI family thioesterase; this encodes MHNIKFPFLEHIGGKLIRYEQGSAEVELSTMPYHLQHLGFIHGGVISTLMDNTGWYAAVSNLGEGFTSVTMEIKINYLKPASGKHLRALGNVIRQGKKTSFVKIELYDADNLVAFATGTYAVLEETKD
- a CDS encoding PLP-dependent aminotransferase family protein; translation: MKRSFIREILEVIGSDTVSFAGGLPDESLFPIEEMQKASQEVFATPGALQYSISSGIPSLREKLASYYSAMGLETKSENILITTGAQQALDLISRIYFTAGTVVEAPAYLGALNAFSANGCPLHPVTLNPTGLDMDAFEEKYKQTKRAYLMCDFQNPTGISYTDAVRQELARISVENDGIIVEDGAYMELFFEERRAPLSLYAPHNTLHVGSFSKTLAPGLRLGWIRGDTKLLQPILALKERSDLHTSTLSQLLADRFWESGFFGKHLRKIRAAYKRKCDALADELTSQLSDFCFIKPKGGMFIYGTFPDEIDAKELAMRCLKNGAVFVPGGEFYSGAPLSAEARFNFSNATSEEMRRGIEIIAQTYKSYKDHRERNGA